In the Streptomyces fradiae ATCC 10745 = DSM 40063 genome, one interval contains:
- a CDS encoding glycosyltransferase family 4 protein: MKISFLIHTVYGIGGTIRTTLNLAEELADQHEVEIVSVFRHRDIPLFTIDPRITVVPLVDTRPASPTCEKEHPDQLAPAAFFPRTEARYKEYSRLTDERVRAHYARSDADVVIGTRPGLVAYVAQFAPDGAVLIGQEHMTHNHHKPALREEMRPHLEALDAFVTVSEGDAQVWREQMKLPGTRVLSIPNSVPEPMVAPSDQSGTTVVAAGRLSSEKQYDVLIRAFAQVVAVRPEWTLRICGWGTERDRLRRRIENLGLHDHVLLMGPRSPIEPEWVKGAIAASTSRHESFGMTLVESMRCGVPMVSTDCDYGPREIIKDGEDGLLVPVGDADAVAAALLRLIEDEGLRRRMGEAARRNARRFDPPVIARRYADLFAELGAGGRARPRPVPAATATAGAETRPAAAGAPDGARGHGDAPGDAPGDAYGNALGDVHGDVHGGATAGPDESAREHPADAGEQRPGPENLAPENPVPEDPGPENPAPGDPAHEDPAPVADCVAEADGSLTVTVISPPALAARPGGLRLVAVLQGRGGNQSGEPVERTYAFRPDATLTIPAGADLPEGNWVCHVEQPATGARTPLTARAVDQRGSLRPADRMAPGDGVRHLVPYRRPPRHLLELRSWVRPVHAEAGAVGLTRDHATVTGRLLGPATDRADRPELVLRRYDSHEEVAVPGTWLPGDRFRVDLPWEELAGRRRREQDTWALWLRYAPDRAPVKVARLLDDIVAKADVFAYRPVRRHRRRPLLPARRLLRALRRQPQLMVELTLRHDGHNALYVKVTDA, translated from the coding sequence GTGAAGATCTCTTTCCTCATCCACACCGTCTACGGCATCGGCGGGACCATCCGCACCACGCTCAACCTCGCCGAGGAGCTCGCCGACCAGCACGAGGTCGAGATCGTCTCCGTCTTCCGGCACCGTGACATCCCCCTCTTCACCATCGACCCGCGCATCACCGTCGTCCCCCTGGTCGACACCCGCCCCGCGTCGCCGACGTGCGAGAAGGAGCACCCGGACCAGCTCGCCCCCGCCGCGTTCTTCCCCCGCACCGAGGCGCGGTACAAGGAGTACAGCAGGCTCACCGACGAGCGGGTCCGCGCCCACTACGCACGCTCCGACGCCGACGTGGTGATCGGCACCCGCCCCGGACTGGTCGCGTACGTCGCGCAGTTCGCCCCCGACGGCGCGGTGCTCATCGGCCAGGAGCACATGACGCACAACCACCACAAGCCCGCCCTGCGCGAGGAGATGCGGCCCCACCTCGAAGCGCTCGACGCGTTCGTGACCGTCTCCGAGGGCGACGCCCAGGTGTGGCGCGAGCAGATGAAGCTGCCCGGCACCCGTGTGCTGTCCATACCGAACAGCGTCCCCGAGCCCATGGTCGCGCCGTCCGACCAGTCCGGCACGACCGTCGTCGCGGCCGGGCGGCTCTCCTCGGAGAAGCAGTACGACGTACTGATCCGCGCCTTCGCCCAGGTCGTCGCCGTACGGCCCGAGTGGACACTGCGCATCTGCGGCTGGGGCACCGAGCGGGACAGGCTGCGCCGCCGCATCGAGAACCTCGGCCTGCACGACCACGTCCTCCTCATGGGCCCCCGCTCGCCCATCGAGCCCGAATGGGTCAAGGGCGCCATCGCCGCGTCCACGTCACGGCACGAGTCCTTCGGCATGACGCTCGTCGAGTCCATGCGCTGCGGCGTCCCCATGGTCAGCACCGACTGCGACTACGGTCCCCGCGAAATCATCAAGGACGGCGAGGACGGGCTGCTCGTACCGGTCGGCGACGCCGACGCCGTGGCCGCCGCGCTGCTGCGGCTGATCGAGGACGAGGGGCTGCGCCGCCGCATGGGCGAGGCCGCCCGGCGCAACGCGCGGCGCTTCGACCCGCCGGTCATCGCCCGGCGGTACGCCGACCTCTTCGCGGAGCTGGGCGCGGGCGGCCGGGCCCGGCCCCGGCCCGTCCCCGCGGCGACGGCGACTGCCGGGGCGGAGACACGGCCTGCCGCCGCCGGCGCTCCGGACGGTGCCCGCGGCCACGGGGACGCGCCCGGGGACGCGCCCGGGGACGCGTACGGGAACGCGCTCGGGGACGTGCACGGGGACGTGCACGGTGGAGCGACGGCCGGGCCGGACGAGAGCGCGCGCGAACACCCGGCCGACGCCGGGGAACAGCGCCCCGGCCCCGAGAACCTCGCCCCCGAGAACCCCGTGCCCGAGGACCCCGGCCCCGAGAACCCCGCGCCCGGGGACCCCGCCCACGAGGACCCCGCCCCCGTCGCCGACTGCGTCGCCGAGGCGGACGGTTCGCTCACCGTCACCGTGATCTCCCCGCCCGCCCTGGCCGCCCGCCCCGGCGGCCTGCGCCTCGTCGCCGTACTCCAGGGCCGGGGCGGAAACCAGAGCGGCGAACCGGTCGAGCGGACGTACGCCTTCCGGCCCGACGCCACCCTCACCATCCCCGCGGGCGCGGACCTCCCCGAGGGGAACTGGGTGTGCCACGTCGAGCAGCCCGCGACCGGCGCGCGCACCCCGCTCACCGCCCGCGCCGTCGACCAGCGCGGATCGCTGCGCCCCGCCGACCGGATGGCCCCCGGCGACGGCGTGCGCCATCTCGTCCCCTACCGCCGCCCCCCGCGGCACCTGCTGGAGCTGCGCTCCTGGGTGCGGCCCGTGCACGCCGAGGCCGGCGCCGTCGGGCTGACCCGCGACCACGCCACCGTCACCGGCAGGCTCCTCGGGCCCGCCACGGACCGGGCCGACCGGCCGGAGCTGGTCCTGCGCCGGTACGACAGCCACGAGGAGGTCGCCGTCCCCGGCACCTGGCTGCCCGGCGACCGGTTCCGGGTGGACCTGCCGTGGGAGGAGCTGGCCGGGCGCCGCCGCCGCGAGCAGGACACGTGGGCGCTGTGGCTGCGGTACGCCCCGGACCGGGCGCCGGTGAAGGTCGCGCGGCTGCTCGACGACATCGTCGCCAAGGCCGACGTCTTCGCGTACCGGCCCGTACGGCGCCACAGGCGGCGCCCCCTGCTGCCGGCGCGCCGCCTGCTGCGGGCCCTGCGGCGGCAGCCCCAGCTCATGGTCGAGCTCACCCTCCGCCACGACGGCCACAACGCCCTGTACGTCAAGGTGACCGACGCGTGA
- the obgE gene encoding GTPase ObgE: MTTFVDRVELHVAAGNGGHGCASVHREKFKPLGGPDGGNGGRGGDVILVVDQSVTTLLDYHHSPHRKATNGKPGEGGNRSGKDGQDLVLPVPDGTVVLDRNGEVLADLVGHGTRYVAAQGGRGGLGNAALASARRKAPGFALLGEPGDFQDIVLELKTVADVALVGYPSAGKSSLISVLSAAKPKIADYPFTTLVPNLGVVTAGSTVYTIADVPGLIPGASQGKGLGLEFLRHVERCSVLVHVLDTATLESQRDPLSDLDVIEEELRQYGGLGERPRVVVLNKVDIPDGKDLADMVRPDLEARGYRVFEVSAVAHQGLKELSYALAEIVAQARAAKPKEEATRIVIRPKAVDDTGFTVTREEDGLYRVRGEKPERWVRQTDFNNDEAVGYLADRLNRLGVEDELMKAGARAGDGVAIGSEDNAVVFDWEPTLMAGAEMLGRRGEDHRFEAPRPAAQRRKDRQAERDEAEREYDEFNPF; this comes from the coding sequence ATGACCACCTTCGTGGACCGCGTCGAGCTGCACGTCGCCGCGGGTAACGGAGGCCACGGCTGTGCCTCCGTCCACCGGGAGAAGTTCAAGCCGCTCGGCGGCCCCGACGGCGGCAACGGCGGGCGCGGCGGGGACGTGATCCTCGTCGTCGACCAGTCCGTGACCACGCTGCTCGACTACCACCACTCCCCGCACCGCAAGGCCACCAACGGCAAGCCCGGCGAGGGCGGCAACCGCTCCGGCAAGGACGGCCAGGACCTCGTCCTGCCGGTGCCGGACGGCACGGTCGTCCTCGACAGGAACGGTGAGGTCCTCGCCGACCTGGTCGGCCACGGCACCCGGTACGTGGCGGCGCAGGGCGGCCGCGGCGGCCTCGGCAACGCCGCGCTGGCCTCGGCCCGCCGCAAGGCGCCCGGCTTCGCGCTGCTCGGCGAGCCCGGCGACTTCCAGGACATCGTCCTGGAGCTGAAGACCGTCGCCGACGTGGCGCTGGTCGGCTACCCGAGCGCCGGCAAGTCCTCGCTGATCTCCGTGCTGTCCGCCGCGAAGCCGAAGATCGCCGACTACCCGTTCACCACTCTCGTGCCGAACCTCGGCGTCGTCACCGCGGGCTCCACCGTCTACACGATCGCCGACGTGCCCGGCCTCATCCCCGGCGCCAGCCAGGGCAAGGGCCTCGGCCTGGAGTTCCTGCGCCACGTCGAGCGGTGCAGCGTCCTGGTGCACGTCCTGGACACCGCCACCCTGGAGTCGCAGCGCGACCCGCTGTCCGACCTGGACGTCATCGAGGAGGAGCTGCGCCAGTACGGCGGGCTCGGCGAGCGGCCCCGCGTCGTCGTCCTCAACAAGGTCGACATCCCGGACGGCAAGGACCTCGCCGACATGGTGCGCCCCGACCTGGAGGCGCGCGGCTACCGCGTCTTCGAGGTGTCGGCCGTCGCCCACCAGGGCCTGAAGGAGCTGTCGTACGCCCTCGCGGAGATCGTCGCCCAGGCGCGCGCCGCGAAGCCGAAGGAGGAGGCGACCCGCATCGTCATCCGCCCGAAGGCCGTGGACGACACCGGCTTCACCGTCACGCGGGAAGAGGACGGCCTGTACCGGGTGCGCGGCGAGAAGCCGGAGCGCTGGGTCCGCCAGACCGACTTCAACAACGACGAGGCCGTCGGCTACCTCGCCGACCGCCTCAACCGCCTCGGTGTCGAGGACGAGCTGATGAAGGCCGGTGCCCGGGCGGGCGACGGTGTCGCCATCGGCTCCGAGGACAACGCCGTCGTCTTCGACTGGGAGCCCACGCTCATGGCGGGTGCCGAGATGCTCGGCCGCCGCGGCGAGGACCACCGCTTCGAGGCTCCGCGGCCCGCCGCCCAGCGCCGCAAGGACCGCCAGGCCGAGCGGGACGAGGCGGAGCGCGAGTACGACGAGTTCAACCCCTTCTGA
- the rplU gene encoding 50S ribosomal protein L21 produces MYAIVRSGGRQHKVAVGDIVEVDKISTAKVGDTVELSTLLVVDGDAVTSDPWVLAGIKVQAEVVDHHKGAKIDILRYKNKTGYRRRQGHRQQYTAIKVTAIPTAAK; encoded by the coding sequence GTGTACGCCATCGTGCGCAGCGGTGGTCGCCAGCACAAGGTTGCTGTCGGCGACATCGTTGAGGTTGACAAGATTTCCACTGCCAAGGTTGGCGACACGGTCGAGCTCTCGACCCTGCTCGTTGTCGACGGCGACGCCGTGACCAGCGACCCGTGGGTCCTGGCCGGGATCAAGGTCCAGGCCGAGGTCGTGGACCACCACAAGGGCGCCAAGATCGACATCCTGCGCTACAAGAACAAGACCGGCTACCGCCGTCGTCAGGGCCACCGCCAGCAGTACACGGCGATCAAGGTCACGGCGATCCCCACGGCCGCGAAGTAA
- the rpmA gene encoding 50S ribosomal protein L27, whose protein sequence is MAHKKGASSTRNGRDSNAQRLGVKRFGGQVVNAGEILVRQRGTHFHPGAGVGRGGDDTLFALQAGSVQFGTFRGRKVVNIVPVA, encoded by the coding sequence ATGGCACACAAGAAGGGCGCATCGTCCACCCGGAACGGTCGCGACTCCAACGCTCAGCGGCTCGGCGTGAAGCGCTTCGGCGGTCAGGTCGTCAACGCCGGTGAGATCCTGGTCCGCCAGCGCGGCACCCACTTCCACCCGGGCGCGGGCGTCGGCCGCGGCGGCGACGACACGCTGTTCGCGCTGCAGGCCGGTTCGGTGCAGTTCGGCACCTTCCGCGGTCGCAAGGTCGTGAACATCGTCCCGGTCGCCTGA